The following are encoded in a window of Flavobacterium cupriresistens genomic DNA:
- a CDS encoding Crp/Fnr family transcriptional regulator, with the protein MQNPLKNIFPNFSDELIATIEENASAQDFEAGTILMRTGQYIKNTVLITKGKIKIYREGEDGGEFLMYYLQPGQACAISMICTAKSEKSQIMAKVVEDVSVMMIPLQMMDKWMMEHRSWYEFVIDTYRSRFEEVLEVVDNIAFRSMDERLEFYLKRHSDACGCTEVKLSHQEIATELNTSREVVSRLLKKMEQRGLVKLNRNQIELLK; encoded by the coding sequence ATGCAAAATCCATTAAAAAATATCTTCCCCAATTTCTCCGATGAACTTATCGCTACTATTGAAGAGAATGCAAGTGCGCAGGATTTCGAAGCCGGAACAATCTTAATGCGAACAGGACAATACATTAAAAATACGGTTTTGATTACCAAAGGAAAAATCAAAATTTACCGCGAGGGTGAAGATGGTGGTGAATTTTTAATGTACTATCTACAGCCCGGTCAAGCCTGTGCCATCTCGATGATTTGTACTGCCAAAAGCGAAAAAAGCCAGATTATGGCCAAAGTGGTAGAAGATGTTTCCGTCATGATGATCCCCCTGCAAATGATGGACAAATGGATGATGGAACACCGATCCTGGTACGAATTTGTCATAGACACTTACAGAAGCCGTTTTGAAGAGGTCCTTGAAGTGGTAGATAATATTGCTTTCCGTTCGATGGATGAGCGTTTGGAATTTTATCTAAAAAGACATTCTGATGCCTGTGGCTGCACTGAAGTTAAATTATCACATCAGGAAATTGCGACAGAGTTAAATACCTCAAGGGAAGTGGTTTCAAGATTACTCAAAAAAATGGAGCAGCGTGGTTTGGTTAAATTAAACCGGAATCAGATTGAGCTTTTGAAATAG
- a CDS encoding rhodanese-like domain-containing protein translates to MNLSQEDWVAQLAADENAVILDVRTEDEFNDGYIENAVNIDINKGQGFIYEIEELDKNKSYYVYCRSGARSAKACQIMNELGIEKAYNLLGGILDWEGDTVQ, encoded by the coding sequence ATGAATTTATCACAAGAAGATTGGGTTGCTCAACTAGCTGCTGACGAGAATGCAGTTATACTTGACGTAAGAACTGAAGACGAATTTAATGACGGCTATATCGAGAATGCTGTAAATATTGACATTAATAAAGGACAAGGTTTTATTTACGAAATCGAAGAATTAGATAAAAATAAAAGCTACTATGTGTATTGCCGTTCCGGAGCCAGAAGTGCCAAAGCATGTCAGATCATGAATGAATTAGGGATAGAAAAAGCCTATAATTTACTTGGTGGTATCCTGGATTGGGAAGGTGATACTGTACAATAA
- a CDS encoding sulfite exporter TauE/SafE family protein, which produces MEYFGYFASIIIGISLGLIGGGGSILTIPILVYLFRVNPEQATSYSLFIVGLTALFGSYSHYKMGNLKLKSALYFAIPSVISILIIREVIFPQIAQTLFSVASYTVSKDFLIMIIFSALMITAAISMIKKNKPEIKGAETNYPQLSLIGFLVGIVTGFLGAGGGFLIIPALLFFANLPMKQAVGTSLLIITINSCIGFGGDLYIGTPINYTFLLSVSAMALIGMVIGSQLSKKIDGAKLKPLFGWFVLVMGVYIITKEVLF; this is translated from the coding sequence ATGGAATATTTCGGTTATTTTGCTTCGATTATCATAGGAATCTCACTTGGCTTAATTGGCGGCGGCGGATCTATTCTTACTATTCCGATTTTGGTGTATTTGTTTCGGGTAAATCCGGAACAGGCTACTTCGTATTCCTTATTCATCGTTGGGTTAACCGCTTTATTTGGAAGCTATAGCCATTATAAAATGGGGAATCTAAAACTGAAGTCCGCTTTGTATTTTGCGATTCCGTCTGTGATTTCGATCTTGATAATTCGGGAAGTTATTTTTCCTCAAATTGCCCAAACCTTATTTTCGGTGGCTTCGTATACTGTTTCAAAAGATTTTCTGATTATGATTATCTTTTCGGCATTGATGATTACAGCGGCCATCTCGATGATCAAAAAAAACAAACCCGAAATAAAAGGCGCTGAAACCAACTATCCACAACTAAGTCTAATTGGTTTTCTAGTCGGAATTGTAACCGGATTTCTAGGAGCCGGCGGGGGATTTTTAATTATTCCTGCCTTGCTTTTCTTCGCCAATTTACCTATGAAACAAGCCGTTGGGACTTCTTTATTAATCATCACAATTAATTCTTGCATCGGTTTTGGAGGTGATTTATACATTGGGACTCCAATCAACTACACATTTCTGTTAAGCGTATCTGCTATGGCACTTATCGGAATGGTAATCGGCAGTCAGCTTTCTAAAAAAATTGATGGAGCCAAACTCAAACCCCTTTTTGGGTGGTTTGTTTTGGTAATGGGGGTATATATTATTACTAAGGAGGTTTTGTTTTAA